In one window of Phormidium ambiguum IAM M-71 DNA:
- a CDS encoding sensor histidine kinase — translation MNENIFDTQLEAAIQKLEQLWQKTEQLPSKSKPAWHIFAEETSSQTEKVLLKESLRELGNTLQELQCALEEMHLKNEELAVNQMLLESERQRYQELFDFTPHAYLVTDVAGVISEANQAAEKLLGVRSDRLIGKPLIVFLSETERRQFHNHLNLLKTSKLTQEWELEIQPRNKQPLPTACIAVPILNTYENLIGLRWQIQDISQRKQAEQMEKQWRMLDQILSASPAKICLIDRTGKYLYASPAAAQLLGLPPTEIVGKTGQELGFPPQIVEKFDAQRQTVASTKINITDEFSLYNINGLQDYEYTLSPLADDSIIEGNAVVVTFRDITKHKQVATEINKALCKQRQLHEMKARLISIVSQEIRTPLANIFASAELLTNYTQHWDQKRKTRQLQSLQASVKYINQLFNDLLLVSEAETGKLQVNPSILDVEKLCQKIIAQMPFSGEKVPKINFRAQCEQTNVCLDRRLLRYILANLLSNAIKYSPDTSEIQFDLITENKELTFRIKDSGIGIPVEDKAHIFEWFYRGSNIGNLEGIGLGLSVVKQCVGLHKGSIVIESEVGVGTTVTVTLPMYYGRI, via the coding sequence ATGAACGAAAACATCTTTGATACTCAGCTGGAAGCCGCAATTCAAAAACTAGAACAACTGTGGCAAAAAACTGAACAGCTTCCCAGTAAAAGCAAACCTGCTTGGCACATATTTGCCGAGGAAACAAGTTCTCAAACCGAAAAAGTATTGCTGAAGGAAAGCTTACGTGAACTCGGTAATACCTTACAAGAATTGCAATGTGCATTAGAGGAAATGCACCTCAAAAATGAAGAGCTAGCTGTCAACCAAATGTTGTTGGAATCGGAACGCCAGCGATATCAGGAACTATTTGATTTTACACCTCATGCTTATTTAGTAACAGATGTAGCTGGAGTAATTTCCGAAGCAAATCAAGCCGCAGAGAAGTTGTTGGGGGTGAGGTCCGATCGCTTAATTGGCAAACCTTTAATTGTCTTCCTCTCAGAGACAGAACGCCGCCAATTTCATAATCATTTAAACCTGCTCAAAACTAGCAAATTAACTCAAGAATGGGAATTAGAAATTCAACCCAGAAATAAACAACCCTTACCCACCGCTTGTATTGCTGTACCTATACTAAATACTTACGAAAACCTCATTGGCTTGCGTTGGCAAATTCAAGACATTTCCCAACGTAAGCAAGCCGAACAAATGGAAAAACAGTGGCGAATGCTCGATCAAATTCTCAGCGCTTCGCCAGCTAAAATTTGTCTTATCGATCGAACTGGAAAATATCTTTATGCCAGTCCAGCCGCCGCCCAACTTTTAGGTTTACCACCTACAGAAATAGTTGGTAAAACCGGACAAGAATTAGGATTTCCCCCCCAAATAGTCGAAAAATTTGATGCTCAAAGACAAACAGTTGCATCAACAAAAATCAACATCACAGATGAATTCAGTTTGTATAACATCAACGGTTTACAAGATTACGAATATACTCTCAGTCCATTAGCCGATGATTCAATAATTGAAGGTAATGCTGTAGTAGTCACTTTCAGAGATATTACCAAACATAAGCAAGTAGCAACAGAGATTAACAAAGCACTGTGTAAACAAAGACAGCTTCATGAAATGAAAGCTCGGTTAATCTCCATAGTTTCCCAAGAAATTCGCACGCCTTTAGCTAACATTTTTGCTTCCGCCGAACTCTTAACAAATTATACTCAACACTGGGATCAAAAAAGAAAAACTAGGCAACTGCAAAGCTTACAAGCAAGTGTTAAATATATCAACCAGTTGTTCAATGATTTGCTATTAGTTAGTGAAGCAGAAACGGGAAAATTACAAGTTAACCCATCAATACTAGATGTAGAAAAATTATGCCAAAAAATCATAGCACAAATGCCGTTTTCTGGAGAGAAAGTACCCAAAATTAACTTCCGCGCTCAATGCGAACAAACTAACGTCTGCTTGGATAGAAGATTACTGCGCTATATTTTGGCAAATTTACTCTCTAATGCCATTAAATATTCTCCTGACACTAGCGAAATTCAATTTGACTTAATTACTGAAAATAAAGAATTAACTTTCCGCATCAAAGATTCTGGTATTGGTATTCCCGTAGAAGATAAAGCTCATATTTTTGAGTGGTTTTATCGAGGTAGCAATATTGGTAACTTAGAAGGCATTGGACTAGGTTTATCGGTTGTCAAACAGTGTGTAGGATTACACAAAGGTAGCATAGTAATAGAAAGTGAAGTAGGCGTAGGAACAACTGTTACTGTAACTTTGCCTATGTATTATGGGCGCATTTAA
- a CDS encoding chemotaxis protein CheB has translation MPGHDIIVIGASAGGVEAATQLVRSLPADIPAAIFVVIHIAAHGNSVLPQIFQRRGHLPATHPKDGETIQHGQVYVAPPDLHLIIKSGYINLAHGPKENRHRPAVDPLFRSAARAYQSRVIGVILSGALDDGTAGLLEIKKLGGIAIVQDPEEALYDGMPGSAIENVQVDYVLSIAEIGEKLVTLAHEPVETNNNSVDPQLEVETDMAELDREAVQSLERPGKESPYSCPECGGVLWEINNGNFLRFRCRTGHAFSPDSLFAEQSESLEQALWVALRALKEQSALSKRLADRAKAQNHPIAAERFAKRVQETDARAEVIRRVLVQSEDKTFHNDRPEANTEDNNLETDMS, from the coding sequence ATGCCAGGACACGACATCATAGTCATTGGAGCTTCAGCAGGTGGCGTAGAGGCAGCAACTCAATTAGTTCGCAGCTTACCAGCAGATATTCCCGCAGCAATTTTTGTAGTTATTCATATTGCGGCTCACGGTAACAGCGTTTTGCCACAAATTTTCCAACGTCGTGGTCATCTACCTGCAACTCATCCTAAAGACGGTGAGACAATTCAACATGGACAGGTCTATGTTGCGCCTCCAGATTTACATTTAATCATTAAATCAGGATATATTAATTTAGCTCACGGGCCAAAAGAAAACCGCCATCGTCCAGCCGTCGATCCACTGTTTCGTTCAGCGGCGCGAGCATACCAATCAAGAGTAATTGGTGTAATACTATCGGGAGCGCTTGATGATGGGACAGCAGGTTTATTGGAAATAAAAAAATTAGGTGGAATTGCGATCGTGCAAGATCCCGAAGAAGCACTTTATGATGGAATGCCTGGAAGTGCGATCGAAAATGTCCAAGTAGACTATGTATTATCTATTGCTGAAATTGGCGAAAAATTAGTTACTTTAGCTCACGAACCAGTAGAAACAAATAATAACTCAGTCGATCCTCAATTAGAAGTAGAAACTGATATGGCAGAGTTAGATCGAGAAGCAGTACAAAGCTTAGAACGTCCGGGAAAGGAGTCTCCTTACTCTTGTCCAGAATGCGGCGGCGTTTTGTGGGAAATAAATAACGGCAACTTTTTGCGCTTTCGTTGTCGCACCGGACACGCTTTTTCCCCAGACAGTTTGTTCGCCGAACAATCTGAATCATTAGAACAAGCTCTTTGGGTGGCGTTGCGAGCGCTAAAAGAGCAATCAGCTTTGTCAAAGAGACTCGCCGATCGAGCCAAAGCACAAAACCATCCGATCGCAGCCGAGCGTTTTGCAAAACGGGTGCAAGAAACCGACGCAAGAGCCGAAGTGATTCGCCGAGTGCTAGTGCAAAGCGAAGACAAAACTTTTCATAACGATCGTCCAGAAGCAAACACCGAAGATAATAATTTAGAAACCGATATGAGTTAA
- a CDS encoding chemotaxis protein CheB, with protein sequence MSYSNGNNQVNHCQGLFFDIVGITASSDGTDAIINILKELPKDFPVPILIVKHLAIGYKSYFPLIFAHRTLLTVKEAENGEKVKSSVVYVAPPDYHLVVNTDREISLIQTGKVNYVRPSADVLLKSIAENYQARSIAVILTGADSDGAEGVRAIKQMGGTVIAQDEATSGVFGMPGSAIATGCVDFILPIDQIAEAIVNLVHKGAIE encoded by the coding sequence GTGAGCTACTCAAATGGAAATAATCAAGTAAATCATTGTCAAGGGTTATTCTTTGATATTGTAGGAATAACTGCATCTTCAGACGGTACTGATGCAATAATCAATATTCTTAAGGAGTTACCGAAGGATTTCCCCGTTCCAATTTTAATAGTAAAACATTTGGCTATTGGTTATAAAAGCTATTTCCCCTTAATTTTTGCACATCGAACTTTATTAACAGTTAAAGAAGCAGAAAATGGAGAAAAAGTCAAATCTTCTGTAGTTTATGTTGCGCCACCGGATTATCATTTAGTAGTCAATACGGATAGAGAAATTTCTTTAATTCAAACGGGAAAAGTAAACTATGTGCGTCCCTCAGCGGATGTATTATTAAAATCAATTGCAGAAAATTATCAAGCAAGGTCGATCGCAGTAATATTAACAGGTGCAGATTCAGATGGAGCAGAAGGAGTGAGAGCAATTAAGCAAATGGGAGGAACAGTAATTGCTCAGGATGAAGCAACATCAGGGGTGTTCGGAATGCCTGGATCGGCAATTGCTACAGGTTGTGTTGACTTTATTTTGCCAATTGATCAAATAGCGGAGGCGATCGTTAATTTGGTGCATAAAGGAGCGATCGAATGA
- a CDS encoding CheR family methyltransferase: MNKPTLPQDPDFEALLQYLKRNRGFDFTGYKRPSLMRLVRKRIQRVGVDNFNDYLDYLQVHPGELNILFDTLLLNVTNFFRDAAAWEVLAAEIIPRILDAKQNNEPIRVWSAGCASGEEAYTIAILLAEALGSEAFRNRVKIYATDLDEEALIQGRQAVYTARDLENVPEELRKKYFELSGNNYIFRTDLRRCVIFGRHDLVHDAPISRLDLLVCRNTLMYFNADTQARILARFHFALNDTGFLFVGKAEMLLTHANLFTPANLKYRIFSRVPRISLRDRLLIMAESGNTEASNQLVGSMRLKDEAFEFLPVAQIVVDLQGNLVLANRQARVLFNLSTQDIGRPLQDLELSYRPAELRSRIQQAYTERRSVTIPEVELIRSEDSIIYLEIQVVPLLDNSADTLGVTIIFQDVTHYNELERELQRSTQELETAYEELQSTNEELETTNEELQSTNEELETTNEELQSTNEELETMNEELQSANEELQTTNDELRQRTEELNRVTIFMESILTSLRVGMIVLDNRLSVQLWNGRAEELWGLRAEETIERFFFDLDIGLPVEQLRGLIRACQTGNMEEQTTVVDAVNRRGRNIRCRVICTSLIVENRPEGVILLIDERQD, translated from the coding sequence ATGAACAAACCCACACTACCCCAAGACCCAGATTTTGAAGCATTACTACAATACTTAAAACGCAATCGCGGATTTGATTTTACAGGCTATAAACGCCCTAGTTTAATGCGTTTAGTACGCAAGCGCATTCAACGAGTAGGAGTGGACAATTTCAATGATTATTTAGATTATTTACAAGTACATCCTGGGGAATTAAATATACTTTTTGACACATTATTGCTTAACGTTACCAACTTCTTTCGAGATGCAGCAGCTTGGGAAGTTTTAGCAGCAGAAATCATTCCGCGAATTCTTGATGCTAAACAAAACAACGAACCGATTCGAGTTTGGAGTGCTGGTTGTGCATCTGGAGAAGAAGCTTATACTATTGCTATTTTACTAGCAGAAGCATTAGGATCGGAAGCTTTTAGAAATCGGGTGAAAATATATGCAACTGATTTAGATGAAGAAGCTTTAATACAAGGTCGTCAAGCAGTTTACACTGCAAGAGATTTAGAAAATGTACCAGAAGAACTGCGGAAAAAATACTTTGAACTTTCGGGAAATAACTATATTTTTCGGACTGACTTAAGACGCTGTGTAATTTTTGGTCGCCATGATTTAGTTCATGATGCACCAATTTCTCGCTTGGATTTATTAGTGTGTCGCAACACATTAATGTATTTTAATGCAGATACTCAAGCGAGGATTTTGGCACGGTTTCACTTTGCTTTAAATGATACAGGGTTTTTGTTTGTGGGTAAAGCCGAAATGTTGCTGACACACGCTAATCTGTTCACCCCAGCAAATCTCAAATACAGAATTTTTTCCAGAGTACCAAGGATTAGTTTACGCGATCGATTATTAATTATGGCAGAATCGGGAAACACCGAAGCCAGCAACCAATTAGTAGGAAGTATGCGTTTAAAAGACGAAGCTTTTGAGTTTTTACCAGTAGCTCAAATAGTAGTAGATCTTCAGGGTAATTTAGTATTGGCTAATCGGCAAGCCAGAGTATTATTTAATTTAAGTACCCAAGATATAGGTCGTCCGTTGCAGGATTTAGAATTATCATATCGTCCAGCGGAATTGCGATCGCGCATACAACAAGCATACACCGAACGCCGCTCAGTCACCATACCAGAAGTAGAACTAATTCGCAGCGAAGACAGCATTATATATTTAGAAATTCAAGTAGTACCTTTATTAGATAACTCCGCTGATACACTAGGCGTAACTATCATCTTTCAAGATGTCACCCACTACAACGAACTAGAGCGAGAATTACAGCGTTCCACCCAAGAATTAGAAACCGCCTACGAAGAATTGCAAAGCACAAATGAAGAATTAGAAACTACTAACGAAGAACTGCAAAGTACTAATGAAGAATTAGAAACTACTAACGAAGAACTGCAAAGTACTAACGAAGAATTGGAGACAATGAACGAAGAACTCCAATCAGCAAACGAAGAATTACAAACAACTAACGATGAACTTCGCCAACGTACCGAAGAACTCAACCGAGTCACCATATTTATGGAATCAATATTGACTAGTTTGCGCGTTGGTATGATAGTGTTAGATAACAGACTCAGCGTACAACTTTGGAACGGAAGAGCCGAAGAATTATGGGGTTTACGCGCTGAAGAAACTATAGAACGTTTCTTTTTTGACTTAGATATTGGTTTACCAGTTGAGCAATTGCGCGGACTAATTCGTGCTTGTCAAACTGGAAATATGGAAGAACAAACAACTGTTGTTGATGCCGTAAACCGTCGCGGGAGAAATATTCGTTGTCGGGTAATTTGTACATCCTTAATCGTAGAAAATCGACCTGAAGGTGTCATTCTGTTGATAGATGAAAGACAAGATTAA
- a CDS encoding translation initiation factor, whose amino-acid sequence MSSKRKNSDSQPTENRVVYSEFGNQTNSAAFERAIQELPPNQQDLRVQASSKGRKGKTVTVITGFQAKPETLADLLKKLKTQCGAGGTVKENTIEIQGEHKQKILEILKSLGYKAKISGG is encoded by the coding sequence ATGTCTTCTAAACGCAAAAATTCCGATTCTCAACCCACTGAAAATCGTGTTGTTTATTCCGAATTTGGCAACCAAACTAATTCTGCTGCTTTTGAAAGAGCAATTCAAGAATTACCGCCAAATCAACAAGATTTACGAGTGCAGGCTTCCAGTAAAGGACGTAAAGGGAAAACTGTTACAGTAATTACTGGATTTCAAGCAAAACCAGAAACTTTGGCAGATTTACTCAAAAAGTTAAAAACTCAATGCGGTGCTGGGGGAACTGTTAAGGAAAATACGATCGAAATTCAAGGCGAACACAAACAAAAAATTCTCGAAATTCTCAAAAGCTTGGGTTACAAAGCCAAAATTAGTGGGGGCTAA
- the trpB gene encoding tryptophan synthase subunit beta, translating into MTLTPINPQQSNDATQVPDALGRFGRFGGKYVPETLMPALSELEAAFQKYCADADFQNELQQLLKDYVGRPTPLYFAERLTAHYARPDGSGAQIYLKREDLNHTGAHKINNALAQVLLAKRMGKQRIIAETGAGQHGVATATVCARFGLNCIIYMGVHDMERQALNVFRMRLMGAEVRPVSSGTGTLKDATSEAIRDWVTNVETTHYILGSVAGPHPYPMLVRDFQAIIGKETRAQALEKWGVLPDILLACVGGGSNAMGLFADFVKETSVRLIGIEAAGEGVDTGKHAATLTKGQVGVLHGAMSYLLQDEEGQVIEPHSISAGLDYPGVGPEHSYLKDSGRAEYYSVTDEEALEAFQRLSRLEGIIPALETAHAIAFLDKLCPQLSGNPRIVINCSGRGDKDVQTVAKFLNSSESSQ; encoded by the coding sequence GTGACACTGACCCCTATTAATCCCCAACAAAGTAACGACGCGACACAAGTACCTGACGCATTAGGACGTTTTGGACGTTTTGGCGGCAAATATGTGCCGGAAACATTAATGCCTGCTTTAAGCGAGTTAGAAGCAGCATTTCAGAAATATTGCGCTGACGCAGACTTCCAAAATGAGCTTCAGCAATTACTAAAAGACTACGTTGGTCGTCCCACACCGTTATATTTTGCCGAACGTCTCACCGCCCATTATGCCCGACCCGATGGCAGCGGCGCACAGATTTATTTAAAACGGGAAGATTTAAACCACACCGGAGCCCATAAAATTAATAATGCCCTAGCTCAAGTGTTGCTAGCAAAACGCATGGGCAAACAAAGAATTATTGCCGAAACTGGCGCAGGTCAACATGGCGTAGCAACAGCAACGGTTTGCGCTAGATTTGGTTTAAACTGCATCATTTATATGGGCGTTCACGACATGGAACGTCAAGCGTTAAATGTGTTTCGGATGCGGTTAATGGGTGCCGAAGTTCGCCCAGTTTCCTCTGGAACGGGAACTTTGAAAGATGCGACTTCCGAAGCTATCCGCGACTGGGTGACAAATGTGGAAACTACACATTACATTTTAGGCTCGGTAGCGGGACCCCATCCTTATCCGATGTTAGTCAGAGATTTTCAAGCGATTATTGGTAAAGAAACTCGCGCCCAAGCTTTAGAAAAATGGGGAGTTTTGCCCGATATTCTCCTCGCTTGCGTCGGTGGTGGGTCGAATGCAATGGGATTATTTGCCGATTTTGTCAAAGAAACAAGTGTGCGTTTGATTGGGATAGAAGCAGCGGGCGAAGGTGTGGATACGGGAAAACACGCCGCTACCTTGACAAAAGGGCAAGTTGGTGTATTGCATGGAGCAATGAGCTATTTGCTGCAAGACGAGGAAGGTCAAGTAATTGAACCACACTCAATTAGTGCTGGTTTAGATTACCCTGGAGTAGGGCCAGAACATAGTTATTTAAAAGATTCCGGGCGGGCTGAGTATTACAGCGTAACAGATGAAGAAGCGTTAGAAGCATTTCAGCGACTTTCGCGTTTGGAAGGGATTATTCCAGCGTTAGAAACTGCTCATGCGATCGCCTTTTTAGATAAACTTTGTCCGCAGCTAAGTGGTAATCCCCGAATTGTAATTAACTGTTCTGGACGTGGTGATAAGGACGTGCAAACTGTGGCGAAATTCTTAAATTCTTCAGAATCATCACAATAA
- a CDS encoding CAP domain-containing protein yields MFRKVSKIAFGSLFLVVGLSGCVVSEINSFMQPEIPLSNSEIVAQNQNSLSNLERSIHEQVNKYRQSQNLPPLQLNAAITQQSRLHSQAMASGKVPFSHQGFEQRVNAIEKSVSYRSAGENVAYNQGYKDPATQAVQGWLKSPGHLKNIRGNFNLTGIGVAQNSKGEYYFTQIFIRSR; encoded by the coding sequence ATGTTCAGAAAAGTCAGCAAAATTGCTTTCGGAAGTTTATTTCTGGTTGTAGGACTGAGTGGCTGTGTAGTAAGCGAAATAAACTCTTTTATGCAACCAGAAATTCCTCTAAGTAATTCGGAAATTGTGGCTCAAAATCAGAACTCATTGAGTAATTTAGAAAGGTCAATTCATGAACAGGTAAATAAATATCGTCAATCACAAAATTTACCACCTTTGCAATTAAATGCCGCAATTACTCAACAATCAAGATTGCATAGTCAAGCGATGGCGAGTGGTAAAGTTCCCTTTAGCCATCAAGGATTTGAACAGCGAGTAAATGCGATCGAAAAATCCGTTTCTTACAGAAGTGCTGGGGAAAACGTCGCCTATAATCAAGGATACAAAGATCCAGCAACCCAAGCAGTTCAAGGCTGGTTAAAAAGTCCCGGACATTTAAAGAATATTCGGGGGAATTTTAACTTAACAGGCATAGGGGTTGCTCAAAATAGCAAAGGCGAATATTATTTCACACAGATTTTCATTCGCAGCCGTTAA
- a CDS encoding DUF3474 domain-containing protein — translation MQSNIVELKQPAVADPSPRQGELPFTLQDLKAAIPAYCFVPSVWKSLFYFFLDVSIIAGLYALAYFLDSWWFFPIFWLMQGTMFWALFVVGHDCGHGSFSQHKWLNNLIGHLSHIPILVPYHGWRISHRTHHANTGNIETDESWYPVTQSKYEQMHWSEKLIRFNLLLLAYPIYLFKRSPGKKGSHFLPSSPLFRPSEKWDVLTSTVLWTAMVVFLGFLTYQFGFLFLVKFYLAPYIVFVIWLDLVTYLHHTDPEIPWYRGDDWYFLKGALSTIDHDYGFINPIHHNIGTHVAHHIFLNMPHYHLITATEAIKPILGDYYRKSDRTIWESFWRSSVSCFFVPNTGSKVYYQSPEK, via the coding sequence GTGCAATCTAATATTGTTGAACTCAAACAGCCTGCTGTCGCAGACCCGTCGCCTCGTCAAGGGGAACTGCCATTTACTTTACAAGACTTGAAGGCTGCTATCCCTGCTTATTGTTTTGTACCTTCGGTTTGGAAGTCACTTTTTTACTTTTTCTTGGATGTGTCCATCATTGCTGGACTTTATGCCTTAGCTTATTTTTTAGATTCCTGGTGGTTTTTCCCTATCTTTTGGTTGATGCAGGGAACCATGTTTTGGGCTCTATTTGTGGTGGGGCATGATTGTGGTCACGGTTCTTTTTCGCAACACAAGTGGTTAAATAATTTAATCGGACACCTCAGTCATATTCCAATTTTGGTTCCTTATCACGGTTGGCGGATTAGCCACAGAACTCATCACGCTAACACGGGAAATATTGAGACTGATGAAAGTTGGTATCCTGTCACTCAGTCTAAGTATGAACAAATGCACTGGTCTGAGAAGTTAATTCGCTTCAATTTGTTACTGTTGGCTTATCCAATTTATCTGTTTAAGCGTTCTCCGGGGAAAAAGGGTTCTCATTTTCTTCCTAGTAGTCCGCTGTTTCGTCCTTCAGAAAAATGGGATGTGCTGACTAGTACGGTACTCTGGACTGCAATGGTGGTTTTTTTGGGTTTCTTGACTTACCAGTTTGGTTTTTTATTTCTGGTTAAGTTTTACCTTGCACCATACATTGTTTTTGTGATTTGGTTGGATTTAGTTACCTATTTACACCATACCGATCCTGAGATTCCTTGGTATCGTGGTGATGATTGGTATTTCTTGAAAGGTGCGCTTTCTACTATTGACCATGATTATGGTTTTATTAATCCGATTCACCACAATATCGGGACTCATGTGGCGCATCACATCTTTTTGAATATGCCTCATTATCATTTGATAACTGCTACTGAGGCGATTAAGCCGATTTTGGGTGATTATTACCGGAAGTCGGATAGAACTATTTGGGAAAGTTTCTGGCGTTCTTCTGTTAGTTGCTTTTTTGTTCCTAATACAGGTTCAAAAGTTTACTATCAGTCTCCTGAAAAATAG
- the thrB gene encoding homoserine kinase: MSTVSIAVPATTANLGPGFDCIGAALSLYNEFQFTQLNSAETALKITVTGAEAQRVQTDESNLLYQAFLKFYQHIEKTPPPVEIDIKLGVPLARGLGSSATAIVGGLVGANLLAGEPLRQVEVMQLAIEMEGHPDNVVPALLGGCRLAATGLVQQEWEICNIPWHWDVIPVVAIPDFELSTSEARKVLPSEYSRADAIFNSAHLGLLVRGLESGRGDWLRSAMQDKIHQPYRKSLIEGYDAVYSAALNAGAYGMVISGAGPTLLALVSTDKAQDVCQAMESAWQKEGVMPEVKVLKVDFQGARRTDVEF; the protein is encoded by the coding sequence ATGTCTACCGTTTCGATCGCCGTTCCCGCCACAACTGCCAACCTTGGCCCAGGTTTTGATTGCATTGGTGCAGCTTTATCGCTTTACAACGAATTCCAATTTACACAACTTAATTCAGCTGAAACAGCACTAAAAATTACTGTCACTGGCGCGGAAGCCCAGAGAGTACAAACTGATGAAAGCAATCTGCTGTATCAAGCATTTTTGAAATTTTATCAACATATTGAAAAAACACCGCCACCTGTAGAAATTGACATTAAATTAGGTGTACCCTTGGCGCGGGGTTTGGGTAGTTCGGCAACGGCAATTGTTGGTGGTTTGGTGGGTGCCAATTTGTTAGCTGGGGAACCTTTGCGTCAGGTAGAAGTGATGCAGTTGGCAATAGAAATGGAAGGACACCCGGATAATGTGGTTCCAGCTTTGTTGGGTGGTTGTCGGTTGGCGGCGACGGGGTTAGTTCAGCAGGAATGGGAGATTTGTAATATTCCTTGGCATTGGGATGTGATTCCGGTGGTGGCAATTCCTGATTTTGAGCTTTCGACTTCCGAGGCGAGGAAAGTTTTGCCGAGTGAGTATAGTCGCGCAGATGCGATTTTTAATTCGGCGCATTTGGGTTTGTTGGTGCGTGGGTTAGAAAGTGGTAGGGGTGATTGGTTGCGATCGGCAATGCAGGATAAAATACATCAGCCTTATCGGAAAAGTTTGATCGAAGGTTATGATGCAGTTTACTCGGCGGCGCTGAATGCTGGAGCTTATGGTATGGTGATTAGCGGTGCAGGGCCAACTCTTTTAGCTTTAGTGAGTACAGATAAAGCACAAGATGTCTGTCAGGCAATGGAGTCTGCTTGGCAAAAAGAAGGAGTAATGCCAGAAGTGAAGGTTTTAAAGGTGGATTTTCAGGGGGCGCGAAGAACTGATGTTGAGTTCTAA